From the genome of Sulfurimonas paralvinellae:
CCAAGCAGTACAAAAATACCTGCACCGACCATGGAGCCGATTCCTAAAAATACAGCGCTCCAGAGTCCGAAAGCTTTTGTCTCTTTCATGGCTATTGATTCATTTTTTTAAAGATCGAACCTGTTACAAGCAGTGCAATGCCATCGAAGAAAAGGCTGAAACCTACAAGTAGACCGATGAGGTAAAGTGATGTGAACGGCCAGCCTATTACAAATAAGATTCCTATTAACATTGAGAAAATTGCATTTATCAGCCACCATATCCATCCGCTTGCCGGGCGCATAGAGAGTGACAGTGAAAAACTCGCAAAAGAGTCCATAAAGAAATAGATTGCAAGCAACAGTCCGACCGTTCCTACACCGCTCATCGGATAAAAGATCATAAAGAGAGAGATTGCAATGAGAATGAAGCTTTTAAGCCAGCCAATAACATCGCTTTTATCACTGATATAGGTAAAGTAACCTGCCATAAATCCTGCGAACATCATTATCCATGCCACAAAAGTGACTGTTGCCATTGTCATGAAGACCGGATAAATGATACCGACTAGTCCTAAGATGATAAAAACTACACCTGCTATTTTTGAGTATTTTGAAAATTTGTCAAATAAATTTTCGTCTATGGGATATTTCCACATTTTTAATTTCCTTTAATTATAATATTGGTTGGAACATAGCAGCTCCAAATAGTGCACCGATAGCCCAAAAGACTACAGAAAGTATGAAAATGGCAGGAATAGATGCCAATGCCAATTTCACCAAAAATACTACTAAATCTAAAAAAGGTATATCTAAACCTTTAATAACGACTTCCTTATCTTCCATAAGAAATTCCTTTAAACTGTTTTTTCGCCTTGATTGTAACATTATATTATTACAATGAATGCAATAAAAGTTGCAATCAATCTTTTTTATACTGATAAATAATAAAAAAGAAGAAAAACAAAAAAATGACTACAGAAAGGTGGTGCTGTATAAAGACCAAAACATCAATGGCGTTCTGTCCAAAATAAAATCCAAGCGTGGTAAATGTCATTGCCCATAAAACAACACCTAAGATATCTAAGAGTAGAAATTTTATAAAGCTGTACCCTGAACTACCAAGAACAAGGAGTGCAGGAATATGTGTACCGTAGATAAAACGCTCAAATATTATAATCCAACTGCCATAGTGTTGAAACCATCGCTCTATACTTTGTACTTTTTTTTCGTATTGCTGCAGTATTTTTTCTGCATTGTGCTTTGAAAAATAGCCTATGGCAAACAGAGTGATATCTCCGATGAGTGCACCGATGACAGCGATACCAAGTACATACTGAAAAGTCAAACTTCCTTTGTTTGAAAGCATGCCTGCAATGGTTAAACCGATCTCACCTTCAAAGATACTCCATATAAAAAGAATAGTATAAGAAAAATGTTCGTATAGGAAGTTGTAGATATCCATAAAATCGATTATATCTTTAAATAATCAATTTTTGGATAAAATAGCAAAATTATTAATAGAATATGCAAGGAAAAAATATTGCAAGCGAAAATTGAAACAGTAAAGACACTGCTTGAAGCACTGCCGTTCATACGTGAGTTTAGAAAAGAGATAGTGGTCATTAAATATGGCGGTTCTGCTCAAACATCACCACAACTCAAAGAGAAATTTGCTGAAGATATACTGTTGATGCATCTTGTGGGTATCAAGCCCGTCATTGTGCATGGCGGCGGGAAAAAGATAACCGACATGCTTGAGGCTCTTAAAATTGATACGAAGTTCATTGACGGACAGCGTGTTACTACAGAAGATACGATGCGTATCGTGGAGATGATCCTCAGCGGTGAGATCAACAAAGAGATCGTTTCACTGCTGAACTCTTATGATGCAAAAGCGATAGGTATCAGTGGCAAAGATGCACACTTCATTACAGCTCACGCAAAAGACTTTGAGAAGTGGGGACTTACCGGTAATATCAACAACGTAAAAGCTGATGTCGTTTTAAATCTTGTCAAAGACGGTTTTGTTCCTGTCATCGCACCAATCGCGGCAGGTGAAGAGATGGGACATCCAGGCTTCAACATCAACGCAGACCTCTGTGCTTCGTATGTGGCAAAGGCCATAGGGGCAAACAAGATAATTTTCCTGACAGACACGGCAGGTGTTTTAGATAATGATAAAAATCTGCTTTCATCTTTGACACAGGATGAGGTTGAGCATTTAAAAGATGACGGCACGATACACGGGGGCATGGTTCCTAAAGTAGATGCCTGTTTGGAAGCGATTGAGGGCGGTGTCGCAAAAGCGCACATCATTGACGGACGAGTAGAACACTCAATGTTACTTGAACTTTTTACATCAGAGGGTATAGGTACCCAAATAGTTAAGTAACAGTTGCTATAATCGCAGAACAATTTAAAAATAAAGGATAGATAATGAGTAATTATGCTGCATTATTTGAAGATGAAGAAGATATCTTTGGGGGTTCTCCAAAGTCGAAGTTTATGGACGTCGTTTTTAATGCTAACAATGACATAGTAAGACAGGAGCTTGCGGCTTTTATTGAAAAAGCGGCAACAATGGAGCTGATGCTTGAAAAGTATGTCGGTGAAGATATAGACGGTGCCGTGAAACAGTACTATTTTGAGCATCAGGATGCTTGTGACACAAAGGCAAAAAGTCTTTATGTTGAAATAATGGGTGCAATCCTCTCTCAAAGCGAATAGCTGCGTGAGGATATTTTTACAGATTTTACTGCCATTGGTGTTACTTGGCAGTGCATCTTTTGCCAATGATTTTAAAGAAGTTTTTAAAATTTCGTTAAAAAAGGATGAGCAAAAGAAAATTCTTGTAAAATATGCCGACAAAGAGAAACTTTTTGTCTTTAGATGGACGCTTTATGTCAATGATGGTCTTGTAACACTTTACAGTTACGACAAATTCGTTGCACAGAATATGCTCTATCTAAACCATAAAAACCAATCATTGCGTATTAAACTTAGAGACGATGGGCAGAATTATTATAATCCTCCTTACTTCTTACTCAAGTTTAAAGCCTTTGAGAACAATGAAGCGAAGTTTGAACTCTATTTGTATGATCCACAGATGCAAATAGCGTTGAAATTTTTAAAAAATAAAAATTAGAAGAGATATATGCAAAGAGTCGAAGCAGAATTAGAGAGATTGATAAACGAGATTGATTATGATGAGGTGACGCGTCTGTTTAAAAGCCTGAGCGGTGGAAAACGTCTGCGTGCGAAGCTTATTTTGAAAATTGCAAAAGATGCAAAGGATGCTCCTTTGTTGGCTGCGATAGTTGAGCTCATACATGCCGCTTCACTTCTGCATGATGATGTCATCGATGAAGCAGATACACGCCGTGGAGCTGCCTCTGTCAATGCAACAGATGGCTCAAAAACCGCTGTAATGCTTGGAGATATCCTCTACTCAAAGGCTTTTACCGAACTTGTTAATTTTGACAAAGAGATAGCACAGACCATAGCTGCATCGGTTACGGCACTCTCAAAAGGCGAGATGATGGATGTGAAGATGGCCGAAGCATTTAACAGTGACGAAGAGCTTTATCTTAATATGCTTTACTTGAAAACGGCAACACTCATAGAAGCAGCGGCAAAAGCAGCGGCGCTTTTAGCCGGAAAAGATCCTCACTCTCACGCACTCTATGGAAGAAACCTTGGACTCTCCTTCCAGATCATCGATGATATCTTGGATATTACAGCTGATGAAGCTACTCTTGGAAAGCCTGCAATGAACGACTTTGTAGAGGGAAAATGTACACTGCCGTACATTTATCTTTTTGAAGCTTTGGAAAGTGATGAAAAAGAGCGGCTTGTCAATGCTCACGCAAAAGCGATCGATACAGAGGAAAATACCTGGATACGTTCAAAAATGGATGAACATCAAACTGTCAACCGCTCTTTTGCACTTGCACAAAAGCTCTCAAATGAAGCGCAGGCAGTCATGAAAGATGATGCCGAACTTGTCGGCATTTTAGAAACTATGATACAAAGAAGTTATTAATGCACTATTTAACAATCAGTCTATCACATAAAAACAGCGATATCGAGCTTAGAGAAAAATTCACTTATACAGATGATGAAAAAGAGGCCTGCCTCAAGCGTCTCGTACAATCTCCTTCCATCAGTGAAGCGATGATGCTTGCAACCTGTAACAGAATGGAAATATATGTCTGCTGCAGCGATATAGAAGACGCTGTCAATCACATTATGACACTCTTGACATTTAAAGGCGGACTTTCCGCAGAATTTTTAAAGCAGACAGCTGAGATAGTCGATGACAGTAGTGCCATTCATCATCTTTTTGCAGTGGCGAGTTCCATTGACTCCATGGTTGTCGGTGAGACGCAGATAGCCGGTCAACTCAAAGATGCTTACCGTTTTGCCCATGAGAAAGGCTTTGCTCAGAAAAAAATGTCCCGAGCCGTCTCACATGCGTTTAAATGTGCCGCAAAAGTGAGAAATCATACTGATATCTCATCAAAGCCTGTTTCCGTCGCATCCGTTGCGATAGGACAGATAAAAGAGCAAGTGGATGACCTTCATACGAAAAAAGCACTTGTTATCGGTGTGGGTGAGATGAGTGAGATCTGTGCAAAACATCTTGTCTCAGACGGCGTTGAGACATACATTACAAACAGAACGAAGCAAAAAGCTGAAACTTTGGCGGCAGACTGTAATGCCAAAGTGTATGAGTTTGGAAGTTTGGATAAAGCTGTCAACGAGTTCGATATTATTTTTACAGCGACAAGCGCACAGTATCCTATTATTACCAACGAACTTATAGAGAGAGTGGATTTTAAAAGATTTTGGTTTGACTTGGCAATTCCGCGAGATATTGACCTTACGCCAAGAGATGATATCTATCTTTTTGTAGTTGATGATATTAAAGAGATTGTCAATGCCAATCGAGCCGATAGAGAGCAGTATGTACGTCAGGCTCACGGCATTGTAGGGCGAAGCGTAGTTGAGTTCTTTGAGTGGCTTGATGCACTTAATGTAGAGCCAATCATCAAAGAGATATATAAAAAAGCAGATACCGCAGTGGAGATTGAAACGCAGCGCGCTTTGAAAAAAGGTTTCATTCCAAAAGAGTATGAGTTTGAAGCAAATAAAATGGCAAAACAGGCAATAAAACGATTTTTGCATGATATGACGAAAAAGATGCGTGAGGCATCACATGAAGCAAAAAGTGATACGGTGACAGGTGCTATGCAGTACATCTTAAATGATGAGCATGATAATATCCCAGACCAATACAAACACCATTTAAAAAAGGATTAGAATTTGAGAAGAAGCAGAGCATTTATACCTACATCAAAAGAGGCGCCTTCAGATGCCTCACTGCCTAGTCACATCTTCTTGTCGCGTGCCGGCTTTATTACACAGGTTGCAGCGGGGCTTTACAACTATCTGCCGCTTGCAAAACGTGTTATCAAAAAAATCGAAGCAATCATAAACGAAGAGATGACAAAAGTAGGAGCGCAGGAAGTTGAACTCTCTTTTGTTACACCGGCTGACCTGTGGGCTGAAAGTGGAAGAATCGAGAAGTTCGGTAAAGAGCTGTTACGTTTTAAAGATAGAAAGAACAATCTTTTTGTACTGGGTCCGACACATGAAGAGATGATGGTCGATCTTGTACGTAACCGTGTGACATCATACAAAAATCTGCCGCTTAATCTCTACCAGATAAAGACCAAGTTTCGCGATGAGGCACGTCCTCGTTTTGGATTGATGCGTGGACGTGAGTTCATTATGAAAGATGGTTACTCTTTTCATGCAGATACTGAGGATCTTGACCGTGAATTTGATGCTATGGAAGTAGCTTACAAAAAGATACTAACACGTCTCGGGCTTGACTTTAGAGTGGTAGAGGCGGACAGTGGTGCCATAGGCGGCAGCGGTTCAAAGGAGTTGATGGTACTCGCTGACAGTGGTGAAGATACTATAGCAGTCTGTTCAAAATGTGAATACGGTGCCAATATCGAAGCGGCAAAAAGAAGTAGACGCAGTAATATTCCTGAAGCCCCCGAAGCTGAGTTTAACAAGTTCTTGACACCGAATGTCAAGAGTATCGATGAACTTGCTGAATTTTTTAAAGTTGATCCGTACTATACAGTCAAGTGTGTTGCAAAAAGAGTTATCTATGAAGATGAGAGCGAAATTGTCCTTTTCTTTGTACGTGGTTGTGATAATCTCCAAGAAGTCAAGGCAGTCAACGCAACCGATGCACTTGATATTGTCGATGTGAGTGAAGAAGAGCTGCGTGAGATAGGTTTGGAGCCAGGATTTATAGGACCACTCGATCAGGATAAGGCAAAACATGTCATTGACAGTGATCTCAAAAGTGCGAAAAATCTCATCTGCGGTGCAAATGAAGCTGATAATCACTTCATAGGTGTTGATCTTGGCATCTTGGATGATGTGGCATATTTTGCTGAAATAGCAGAGGTTAACGAAGGTGATATCTGTCCAAATTGTGACGGTGAACTCTCTTTTACCAAGGGAATCGAAGTCGGACATATCTTCAAGCTTGGTACAACATACTCAAGTGCGCTCAAAGCGGAGTTTTTAGATGAAAACGGTAAAAGTCAGCCATTTATCATGGGAACATACGGTATGGGTGTGAGTCGTCTGGTAGCGGCAGTCATAGAACAACATCATGATGATAACGGCTGTAAATGGACAAAAGCAACTGCTCCATATATGGTAAACATTATGGTGAGCAACATTAAAGATGAGGCTCAGGTAGAGCTTGGTGAAAAACTTTACGGACAGCTGCAAGAGAGCGGTGTGGAAGTGATGATCGATGATAGAAAAGAGCGTTTTGGATTTAAGATGAAAGATGCAGAGCTTATCGGTTTTCCATATACGGTTATTATCGGTAAAGAGCTGGCAAACGGACAAGTTCAGATCTACAATCGCCAAACGACTGAAAAAACAGCCGTAGCGGCAGATGATATCTATGCAAAAATCATGGAAATACTTTAGATGATCTATTTTTTACTCTATCTCTTTCTTGAAGTACTTGTCTCTGTGCAGATATCTTCTGCCATTGGAGGACTCGCTACTTTTTTTGAGATACTCTTAACGGCATTTGTGGGTATCTCCATTCTTGTGAATTTTCGAAAAACCCTTGTGGAAAATATGACAGCAGTATCTTACAACTGCATCGATCTTGAACAGTTTCAAAGGCTCAATCTTTTTACGCTCATTGGTGCTATTTTGCTAATAATTCCGGGATTTTTGACTGATATTATCGGTATATTATTACAGTTCAGTGCTTTTACGAGTATGATTGTTAACCGATATAATGTAAAATCAGGTAATTGTAATGCCTCATTTGAGGATGAAAATATTAATATGAAAAAGGATTCAGATGTCATTGATGTTGAAATTATTGAGCATAACACTCCTCTTAAATAGTTTTGTCTATGCGGCAAATATAAGTGATAAAGTTGAAGATTTTTTAGATGATAAATTTATGGAAAATCCACGGCTGAAATCTGTCGATGTGAAAGTTTCCGATGTTGTTCCTCTTTCTCAGTTAAAAGGCTGGAATGCTTATATTGTCGATGTAAAAGCGTATCTGAAATCAAAGCCTAAAAGGCTCATTAAACAGAGAATGATATGGTTTTCAAATGGTCGCATCATTACAAAAGAGCTGACAGATATGCAAGACGGCGAAAGTTTGACAGACCTTGTAAAACCACCTTTTAAAGATGAATACTATACAAAAGAGAATCTTATTTTCGGTAACGCTGATGCGAAGCATAAAGTGGCAATCTTTTCAGATCCGCTCTGTCCATTTTGTAAAGGCTTTGTTCCCGGTGCGCTTGATTATATGAAAAAACAGCCTGAAAAATTTGCAGTCTATTACTATCATTTTCCACTTGAACGTCTGCATCCTGCTTCAGTACATCTTGTAAAGGCAGCTGCAGCAGCAGAACTGCAGGGACATAAAAATGTTGTCGAAAAACTCTATAAAGTTCATGTCAATTCAAATGAGAGAGATGTTAAAAAAATTCTTGGAGCATTCAATAAAGTTGAAGGAACAAATCTAACACCAAAAGATCTCAATACTCCAGCAGTCATTAAACAGGTAAATCACGATTATGATACTGCAAATGCCGTAATGGTAAGTGGGACACCCACAATTTATCTTGATGGAAAAGTAGACAATACAAAGCAAAAATATTTGAAAGTTAAATAGATGAAAAAATTAAGAATTGCAACACGCGTATCTGATCTTGCACTGTGGCAGGCATATTATATTAAAGAGAGAGTTGAAAAAGCATATCCTGAGATAGAAGTAGAACTCAATAAGATCGTCAGTAACGGCGATAAGGTATTGGATAAGCCGCTTGCGCTCATTGGGGGTAAAGGACACTTTACAAAAGAGCTTGAAGATGCAATGCTCGCAGGCGAAGCGGATATGGCGGTACACTCTTTAAAAGATGTACCGACTTATATTCCGCAAGGACTTGAACTCGCAGCCGTTACACAACGGCAGGATCAAAGTGATGTCTTTTTATCACATAAGTACAAAAGTTTGGAAGATCTGCCGCAGGGTGCAGTCGTTGGGACTACAAGTCTGCGAAGACGCATGCAGTTACTGGTACAAAGACCGGATTTGAAACTGAAAGATCTTCGAGGCAATGTCAACACACGTTTGAGAAAATTGGCAGAAGGGCAGTATGATGCGATTATTTTGGCATATATCGGACTGCATAGACTTGATCTTTTAAAAGATATACCGCATGTTGAAAAACTCTCACTTGACATGATGATACCACCGATGGGACAAGCTGCTCTTGGCATTGAGATTGTGCAGGGTAATGAAAAACTTTACGAGATAGCACAAAGCCTTAATGATATAGACACCTATCTTTGTACACAGATCGAACGTGACTTTATCTCTAAAATCGGCGCAGGATGTTCTGCTCCGGTTGCCTGTAATGCTGTGCGTGAGGGAGATGAGATCGTTTTTAGAGTGATGCTCGGTTTTCCTAACGGTACAAAAATTATGCGTGAACGCGCTGTTGTGAGTATAGAAGAGAGTGAAAATCTTGGTGTAGAGATAGCTGAGCTTATGATAGCTGAGGGTGCTTTGGAACTTTTGGCTGAAGCGGAAAAAACAGCATTCAAAGATGAAATGCCACAAAGGTTATAAATGAAAAAAACGATTAATCTTTTAAAGAAACATGATGAACTCAAAGTTATAGACGCTGAGCTTGATATTTACCTTGAAATTCCGCATATAGCATATGCAGAGGTTAAAAAAGAAGATGGAGGCAAAGCACTTCTTTTTACAAATGTCGTCGATAAAAAAAGAGATGTAAAGTTTGACGAGCCGGTAATGATGAATGTTTTTGGCTCATATAAGAGATGTGAGCTTCTTTTTGGCCGAACCATCGAATCAGTAGCTGATGAGATTACAAAACTTTTGCATATGAAACCGCCTGCCGGATTTATGCAAAAGATAGATATGGCAAAAGAGCTTTTTTCACTGAAAAATATCTTTCCAAAACGCCTCAAAGGCGAGGGCGAGTGTCAGCAGATAAAATATCTTGAA
Proteins encoded in this window:
- a CDS encoding HdeD family acid-resistance protein; the encoded protein is MWKYPIDENLFDKFSKYSKIAGVVFIILGLVGIIYPVFMTMATVTFVAWIMMFAGFMAGYFTYISDKSDVIGWLKSFILIAISLFMIFYPMSGVGTVGLLLAIYFFMDSFASFSLSLSMRPASGWIWWLINAIFSMLIGILFVIGWPFTSLYLIGLLVGFSLFFDGIALLVTGSIFKKMNQ
- the argB gene encoding acetylglutamate kinase, which codes for MQAKIETVKTLLEALPFIREFRKEIVVIKYGGSAQTSPQLKEKFAEDILLMHLVGIKPVIVHGGGKKITDMLEALKIDTKFIDGQRVTTEDTMRIVEMILSGEINKEIVSLLNSYDAKAIGISGKDAHFITAHAKDFEKWGLTGNINNVKADVVLNLVKDGFVPVIAPIAAGEEMGHPGFNINADLCASYVAKAIGANKIIFLTDTAGVLDNDKNLLSSLTQDEVEHLKDDGTIHGGMVPKVDACLEAIEGGVAKAHIIDGRVEHSMLLELFTSEGIGTQIVK
- a CDS encoding proline--tRNA ligase, with protein sequence MRRSRAFIPTSKEAPSDASLPSHIFLSRAGFITQVAAGLYNYLPLAKRVIKKIEAIINEEMTKVGAQEVELSFVTPADLWAESGRIEKFGKELLRFKDRKNNLFVLGPTHEEMMVDLVRNRVTSYKNLPLNLYQIKTKFRDEARPRFGLMRGREFIMKDGYSFHADTEDLDREFDAMEVAYKKILTRLGLDFRVVEADSGAIGGSGSKELMVLADSGEDTIAVCSKCEYGANIEAAKRSRRSNIPEAPEAEFNKFLTPNVKSIDELAEFFKVDPYYTVKCVAKRVIYEDESEIVLFFVRGCDNLQEVKAVNATDALDIVDVSEEELREIGLEPGFIGPLDQDKAKHVIDSDLKSAKNLICGANEADNHFIGVDLGILDDVAYFAEIAEVNEGDICPNCDGELSFTKGIEVGHIFKLGTTYSSALKAEFLDENGKSQPFIMGTYGMGVSRLVAAVIEQHHDDNGCKWTKATAPYMVNIMVSNIKDEAQVELGEKLYGQLQESGVEVMIDDRKERFGFKMKDAELIGFPYTVIIGKELANGQVQIYNRQTTEKTAVAADDIYAKIMEIL
- a CDS encoding DedA family protein; protein product: MDIYNFLYEHFSYTILFIWSIFEGEIGLTIAGMLSNKGSLTFQYVLGIAVIGALIGDITLFAIGYFSKHNAEKILQQYEKKVQSIERWFQHYGSWIIIFERFIYGTHIPALLVLGSSGYSFIKFLLLDILGVVLWAMTFTTLGFYFGQNAIDVLVFIQHHLSVVIFLFFFFFIIYQYKKD
- a CDS encoding DUF2018 family protein, encoding MSNYAALFEDEEDIFGGSPKSKFMDVVFNANNDIVRQELAAFIEKAATMELMLEKYVGEDIDGAVKQYYFEHQDACDTKAKSLYVEIMGAILSQSE
- a CDS encoding FxsA family protein, whose protein sequence is MIYFLLYLFLEVLVSVQISSAIGGLATFFEILLTAFVGISILVNFRKTLVENMTAVSYNCIDLEQFQRLNLFTLIGAILLIIPGFLTDIIGILLQFSAFTSMIVNRYNVKSGNCNASFEDENINMKKDSDVIDVEIIEHNTPLK
- the hemC gene encoding hydroxymethylbilane synthase, encoding MKKLRIATRVSDLALWQAYYIKERVEKAYPEIEVELNKIVSNGDKVLDKPLALIGGKGHFTKELEDAMLAGEADMAVHSLKDVPTYIPQGLELAAVTQRQDQSDVFLSHKYKSLEDLPQGAVVGTTSLRRRMQLLVQRPDLKLKDLRGNVNTRLRKLAEGQYDAIILAYIGLHRLDLLKDIPHVEKLSLDMMIPPMGQAALGIEIVQGNEKLYEIAQSLNDIDTYLCTQIERDFISKIGAGCSAPVACNAVREGDEIVFRVMLGFPNGTKIMRERAVVSIEESENLGVEIAELMIAEGALELLAEAEKTAFKDEMPQRL
- the hemA gene encoding glutamyl-tRNA reductase, with the protein product MHYLTISLSHKNSDIELREKFTYTDDEKEACLKRLVQSPSISEAMMLATCNRMEIYVCCSDIEDAVNHIMTLLTFKGGLSAEFLKQTAEIVDDSSAIHHLFAVASSIDSMVVGETQIAGQLKDAYRFAHEKGFAQKKMSRAVSHAFKCAAKVRNHTDISSKPVSVASVAIGQIKEQVDDLHTKKALVIGVGEMSEICAKHLVSDGVETYITNRTKQKAETLAADCNAKVYEFGSLDKAVNEFDIIFTATSAQYPIITNELIERVDFKRFWFDLAIPRDIDLTPRDDIYLFVVDDIKEIVNANRADREQYVRQAHGIVGRSVVEFFEWLDALNVEPIIKEIYKKADTAVEIETQRALKKGFIPKEYEFEANKMAKQAIKRFLHDMTKKMREASHEAKSDTVTGAMQYILNDEHDNIPDQYKHHLKKD
- a CDS encoding polyprenyl synthetase family protein is translated as MQRVEAELERLINEIDYDEVTRLFKSLSGGKRLRAKLILKIAKDAKDAPLLAAIVELIHAASLLHDDVIDEADTRRGAASVNATDGSKTAVMLGDILYSKAFTELVNFDKEIAQTIAASVTALSKGEMMDVKMAEAFNSDEELYLNMLYLKTATLIEAAAKAAALLAGKDPHSHALYGRNLGLSFQIIDDILDITADEATLGKPAMNDFVEGKCTLPYIYLFEALESDEKERLVNAHAKAIDTEENTWIRSKMDEHQTVNRSFALAQKLSNEAQAVMKDDAELVGILETMIQRSY
- a CDS encoding DsbA family protein, which codes for MSLMLKLLSITLLLNSFVYAANISDKVEDFLDDKFMENPRLKSVDVKVSDVVPLSQLKGWNAYIVDVKAYLKSKPKRLIKQRMIWFSNGRIITKELTDMQDGESLTDLVKPPFKDEYYTKENLIFGNADAKHKVAIFSDPLCPFCKGFVPGALDYMKKQPEKFAVYYYHFPLERLHPASVHLVKAAAAAELQGHKNVVEKLYKVHVNSNERDVKKILGAFNKVEGTNLTPKDLNTPAVIKQVNHDYDTANAVMVSGTPTIYLDGKVDNTKQKYLKVK